TTGCTCTTTTCTTAGTATTGTAGTGAAAATCCGATTGGATTGGGCTTGAAATTAATTCATTGGGATTTTTAACTCTGATCAGTtgcatgaaattatttttttcctgataAAAATCCATTCTATTTTCACATGCTTCTCTCACAAATGAGTTTCCTCTAATCGAAAAAATGCTATCCTCGACCACTTCTTTGCCTTTTCCAATCGAACCTTTTGCAAGTGGATCTTTATGTACTTCCATGGGAGGAGGCAAAAGCAAAGTTGGTGCTGAGAGATTACTTACCCTGTTATCCATTAACTCATCACTAAAAAGTGGAGATTCTTGTCCCATGTCTTCTTCTACCCATTGAGTGAAAGGGAGTCTAGGAACCTTTTCCTAACTACAGTGCATTGGGTTAACTGTTATGAAAATAGGAGATTCTGCATGTTGCCATGGTCAAATGGCATTTGTTCTGGAGTAGAGTTGAGGTAGTTGCAAAATATTTGTGAATGACCAATCCTACTGCATGCATAGCAAAAGTCTGATAGTCGTTCATATTTGAATGAAAGCCAAGTGTTAAGATTGAAATCTCTTGGCTCCCAGAGGCCTTGTTTCAAGGGCTTTGTAATATCAATCTCCACTTTAATCCTAATGAATTTCTTGCAGGATAAACCAAATAAAGGGTCCACATCCACACCCAGGAACATACCAAGAGAACTCCCTATCTTGGAAGCAATTTTCTCTGTCATGTGGTTTCTGGTTAGGCCGTGTATTTGAACATGAAATGATGATGTAGCTAGACTAATATCTTTCCATGTAGATTTTGTAGGGCAATTTTTGAGGATGAGCAGATGACCTTTGAAATTCCAAGGAGTTTGATTCAAGATTCTCCTTTTGTCGCCATCATTTTGAAAAGTTAAGAGAAACAGGTTGCCATCAAGATCTTCAATGTGGAACTTACTGAGAAAGCTCCAAGCAGCTTTGAAAGAGGCGTGTAGAGAAATTTTGTTTAGGGGCCGTGAAGCCACTATTCTTTCGATGAGGGTTAGCTCAGGATCATCAATGGTTGGATCATCTTCAAGGGATAAGTTTAAACCTTCCCAAGAAAGAGCTTCTGTCTGATGGATTAAATCTTCCATTTCCatgatggaaaagaaattagTGAGGATGAGTTCAAAGTTTCACTACTAAGAGTTGCAGAGAGAACTCTATTCTagaaagaaagagtgagagagatTTTGCCCCTGgagtttttaagttttttcaGTTAAGGCTTCGACTAGACAAATCTCCtaattaaaaggaaataaaccaagtgaaaaataaacaaaactttCTAAAATAATGGAGATGGCCAGCCACCCCTCTAGATGGCGCATCCATTTTTAAGGATCTTGTCATCTTCTCATGCAACTTTCTTATCATCTTGTCATCCAACCCCTAAAATTAAGGAATTAGCTAACACATGAAACTCTTCTAGTTGCACTTGCCTTGGATGCCCAACGTCTCACCACTCGAGCCATACATGCTACCCAATGCAACCCTCCTAGTCTCGGCACACCTAGCCCTTCTAGTGGCATTGTGAATAACTCTTCTTGGATCTCCATCACGAGGCCAAGAGCCTCTTTCGAGAGGCTGCTAATGATCCACCCCCATAGTAGTCTATCAAATTTACGCCATTGAGGCAATCTAATGTTGATTCTGTTTTACCCAAGCCCGATGCTCCAGCAAGAGTGGTTTCGAATTCTGGAGGggcaaaattttcatttagaagatgTTACACTAGATCTTGGCTCTCAGCCAAGGCTAGGATTTGCTCATGCCAGAGGGGGTAGTTATTGTTGTTGAGTCATAAGCTAACAAAGTTACCCACATTTAGAGCTATGGTGGCTATGGAGGAAGACTCTTTTCACTCACatgagctctgataccataaagaCAATATGCATGCAAAGTGTTAGTAAAACAATCTCAGTAACCATGAGTGTTTTGAGAGTCTTCtagttgttattatatatgtgaggtACAATATTACAAGGTGTATATTGCCGTTAAACGCAATGGTTTATACATGGAAAGTCTTATAAAAGTCATGCACATTGGGTCAAAAAGGAAGGTCCTAGCCGTTGCCTGTGATGGAGTTTCCATTTGGATGTTTGAGAGGATTTTCTGCTGTAGCCGTTGGAGATCTTGTTGTAGCCGTTGCATGTGTTTCATTTGGTAAGTGCTCTGATTTTGTGGATTTGTCTGTTGATTGATGAATATTGTTAATATGTACATGCAACTTGCTAACATCTTTCCCGAAGACCTGTCTACTGCTCGATTCAGTTACTCAAAACCAAGCTTCAAGTCACTGAACTGCCCCTCAGCTCGAAGGGACGTTAGCATACTAACTCAACTCACGCCAGGAACCTCAGTTGAAGACTCCCAGTTCAAGTCAGCAATCCTAGTTGAAGGTTCCCAGCAGCAACAAACATCCTGTGTTAGAAGTGTCGAGTGATAAGCATTCAATTTAAGTGAGGATCTTTTGAAGCATTTGGTTAAAGTTTGGTTAAAACTTAACCAAATTACTCGCCTTTTGATGAGCTAGATGGGAATGCTCGATCTAAAGATGGTTAGCCAAAGGAACAATTTACTTGTATAATATAACTTTTGAAAAAGTTCATTCGAAACCAAACGTTATTGTTAAATGAGTTTTCATTATGTAAATTTTTAGATTATCAACAAAGATAATTTTGCATCATACCATGTGGAAACCAAGCCGCCCGATAAGATTTTTCTCCCATAATCTTCCAACGAAGAAAATAAAAGCCAATCAAGGTGAAAACGAAAATGCAGGGAAATTTACATCATCGGAATGCAACGAATTGGCCATGCATTGGAACACTGAAGATATAGGACACATGACACCAATTGGTTTCACGCATGTTAGAAAAAAACAGCAGTCCCCATGCTAGTAAGGTAAAATCACCTCGCTAAACTAGTTAAGATTCATGACAGTGTAGGTAGCATGGAAAAGCAAGACATGTCGCTAATGACATTGCTATTGAGTGCTTGGCAGAGATTAAAATTAGGCCAATCTCTCTGATTCTCTCTTACTGAAAAGATTCTATCTTAGATACTCGGTCACAAAAGAAGCTCATAAAATGTCCTCATGGAACTACCAACTAAAGAGCGCCCAAAAATAAATGGATTTACATTAAGGAAGTCGGTTGGAAAATCTGGCTCCTGCTCATCTTCCCCGCGGGGATTTCAAAACTGGGGATTGCATCTGTGATGATGGCAGCGGGGATCTTCTGGGGCTCATATTAAGAAGTGAAGGGTGACTCTTTCTCAGAGGGGACTTTGGAGAAAGACTAGAAGTAGGGCTGTTTGCGTATTTGGCAACTGGGAGCTGTTCTAGGATAGCTAAAACCTCTGGCATTTGTGGACGGAGTTTGGCCTCACTAATACACTGAGATGCAATGACAGCAGTTGCATAAGCTGCTTTCTGAGGGTACTGGCCCTCCAACTTGGTGTCCATAATCCGGAATAACTTTCTCCTATCACCCAAATAGGGTTTTGCCCAATCCACCAGATTCTGCTCCACACCAACTTTTGTTTTATCGATAGCACGTCTTCCAGACAGCAGCTCCAGTAGCACAACCCCAAAGCTGTAGACATCGCACTTCGCAGTTAGCCAACCTGATCACAGAGAAGGATTATTTAGGGTACAGTAGCAAGAAGGTGGTGCTATGACATTCCCAAGTAATGAGGTAGGTACATtcctttctttaaaagaatacatACTGTAAAGTAGAGTAATCTCAGAAAATTGATGTAACCACCAGATTTTTGCCACAGAGCTATTAAGGTCATCATTATTATGGGAAATCATTTAAAAAGCTTGGTGCGGAGAGAGTGCAGTTATTATATGCAACACTATTAATAGCTTTTATACCATAAAAGCTTGTTGTAGTGCTCCAGTGATTATTTTCGAGAATCAAAACTAGAAACAGCCAATCATTCACCAGCAACAGATTTGTGTAGGAAGACGATTGGTAGTTTAAACTCTGTTGAGGGATGGATGTAGGAATTGTGTGTGTTTATAATACATATGTAGAAAAAACAATCACAATAAAGGAACTTTAATGCAGCACTCAATTTTCCAGTCGACTTGCATGTTAATCATGCACAAGACCTGTAAAGTTTCAAGCACAAAACAAGTTCTATTGCAAATTCTGATCGACATATATGTGGAATTACAATTCTTTGATTAGTAAATGGACAGCATTGGCCGCTTAGACATTAACCAGCCATGCAGAAACTAGGGTCCAACTGCTTTAATCATGCTACAATATAGTTAAGAAAAAGGCAGAAAAGAGCAGACCTGTGGCCATATATTCAGGAGCAGCATAGCCTCGAGTACCCATGACTTGAGTGGAAACATGAGTATGATCACCAGTGGGGCCTGCTTTTGCAAGACCAAAGTCTGAAAGTTTTGCATTGAATTCCtgcttagataaaaaaataaaaataaaataaaataaaataaaaaaataaaataaaaagaaaaagaaaaaagaaaagaaaagaaaaggcactATAAATGCAACAAAACTTGGAACGATAAGAAAATTATGGAAGCTATGGAGACAATGATACGAGTGGGTCAAGCATAAATGATGTATGTAAAATTGAATTTCCATAAACCGATTTAAATGAAAGGAATGAAACTTTGATCATGTCTCATCTTTTCTTCACTTCCTCTTTTTCCACCATTTTTTCCGTAATATTTAACAAGATCTCACACCCATGTGATCTTAAGCCTATTGTTACCACACCAAAATACTACCCTTTTTAATCAACATACCGAATCAAGTAGAATATTAGAAGCCTTGAAATCACGGTAAATGACTTGTTGTTCAGAGTCATGCAGGAAGGAGAGCCCACGAGCAGCATCTAGGGCAACTTTGATCCTAATTGTCCAAGAAAGAGGTCGGGCACCCCCTGAAATAATGCAGGTAAGATGTTATCAATACAAGGTACATATTTCTTGcatctaatttttttcccttttctggTTTGGTGTTTCTCATATATACTTCCTTTGTACTAAGGAAATACCCTTTCCCTAACTATTAATagatattaacttatttattaacAAACGTACATATAACTTGTAGGGTCAAAACCAGTAATTCAATAATTCCAAACAATTTCTTGGTAGCTTGTTAATTGATATTAGCGAATTTAATGATGGAATACAAGCATAGTATATCATGCTGGATAAATCATGCTCTAAAAATTATCTTGACTGGAAGTGTTTGATGTACTTCTAAATAGGTGATTCTCCAAACTTCCTTTGGGCATATACTCGTACACCAAAAGCCGATTATTCCCTTCCAGGCAGTATCCAATAAGTTTGACAAGATTTGGATGATGAAGTTGACCAAGATGTTCCACTTCAGACTGCAACCAACAGATATTAATAGATGGACCAAGGCAAATATCTAAACAGAAGGAGTAGTCAGTTCAAACAAAGATCCTACCAACCACTCCTTATGGCCTTGGAAACCTTCAGGTTTGAGCTTCTTGACAGCAACAACCATTCCACTTCCAGGCCTTCCAGCACTAAGGGTATGGTCATCAATCCACCCCTTGTAAACATAACCAAATCCTCCTTCCCCCAGGAGACTGTCAGGACGGAAGTTTCGAGTAGCATTCTTAAGCTCATTATATGTGAAGGCTTTCAAATTTGGGGATGCCAATATGTCACCTTCAGATCTTGAAGTAGGAAGCGTTCCAGATTTATACCTTTCACTATGTGCTGGGACTGATGGGCTCAAAGGAACAAAAGAACGGCTGCTTCTACTGGTAACTTTTGTAACTCCTGAAAGTGAAGGGTAGTCCAATGATTTGTGACACTAAAGAGTAGGCACCAATAGGTATAGAGCACATATAAGCACCACACCAATTtacagaaagaaaacaaaatcagaAGCCCAGTGATGGATAGAATTAGTCCCGAAAGCATGATTAATTTTATTAGGAACCGTACTGTAAAACAAATAGCACAAGTTGTAGTCTGAAACAAGCACATGTGCACATTATTTACCACTTTCTATAACATGCAGATCACTTCCACTTCCTAATGATTGGCTGTTAGCTTTTGAACACAAACCCCAATTAATAGGTGGCATCAGTGTTACAGACCATATTCAACATACCATTAGACAAAGATGCATAACATGCCAATGAAGGGAGGATCCAAGATCCAAATATTAATAGGAAATAATAAACTCTTAAACGATTATACACTCATATATTTCTGAAGTTCAGTTATTAATGCAAATGCGGTgaataatcttctattcttagAGTGCCTCTTTGTTTCACTCACCAATGTTGTTTAAAGTTTGGTTATGATGAAGACATCTTATCATCATATGATgttttactcataaaaaatattcataaaactAATGATGGAATGTGAGATATTGAATCAAATTATCATGTAGAACCCTTGCCATTTGGTCATATTTCCTCTTCACAAATATAAACTTCTAATCAGCTTCATATAACAGTACTAAAGTGGGACCAAAATCACTAAAATTCGCTATACTTATCCCCTGGATGTTTACAGCCGATGTTGATCTGAGGTAACTCAGATCATATGTTGATTTTTCGTGTGCTTATGCTTTTACAGGACGAGTCATAGAACCAAAATTAATCATCCATCCCCAATTTAAAGACACAGACACATCTAACTTTCAAATATCCAGACTTCTGTTTTCAATGTTAGGTCTAAAGAAATTCTGGTGAAGTAGTACACATCTTACCATAATGATATGCTAAATCTAAACATCACCTACAAGAACAGTAAAGTTCAGATGGAAATTGTAGAAAACAAGGAATCTGCTAGTCAATTTACTAGAAGCTTGTTACATACAAGAgatcagtatttttttttatatgtaaacaAGAGACCAAGTATAGTATGACCCATTCATCTCAAGACTATCGCCATATTTTTATTTGACAGGAGAGCTTGTATTTTAGTGTGTCCATTAAGACTTTTAATGGCTCTTTGAAGCAAAGATTGAATGATATCCCAAGTCCTGTTTAAGTAACCTTTAATATAGATCTAAATGGATGCCTAAACCAAgttttcaatacaaaatagaaGCATCCCTCGATAATATGTCCCTCTAACTAGACATCAAACCTGAGAACCACCTCCACACTCCTGCTCGGATCATCACTTGGTTCAAACTGTTGAGTGGATTGAAAGCACTACAAACTTGGCAAAGTTGGTTTTTGTTTCAATATATGTCAGGTGCATAAACTAAGCCATAATTTCTGAAGCCGACCCTCATGGCTTTCCATTTTGATCTCTTCAGTACCTGATAAAGTAGCTTGTTCAAATTATTGAGTAGATTGAAAGTATTACAAACTTGACAAATCTGGTCGTGTTTCAATAAGTGTCAGGTATATAAACTAGGCCTTAACTATTGAAACCAACCCTCATGGCTTTCCATTGATCTCTTAGTATTATGCTAATGTAGGTTCTCCAATGGGACAACTTGATAGAGACCTTTCAATCAATgtataggaaaaagaaaaaaggttgCAACAAGCTGATCCCTCAAACTTGCAATTGACATAAAGATTTTATGTATTAGGTTGATGTTTATACTTCATAGGATTGGATTCTGTGATGTATGTATTCCAATCACCCTTCTCTTGGATTCTAAAAGACAGTATGCCCATTGGGTCCAATCATCAAATAAAACAGTGATTCTGGAATTGTGCTCAGCAAGATTCCTAATAATCTATCACTCACAAGCAGATTACCATTGTTTTCTTGAGTATTCAGTTTCTTTGCAAATCCAATGTATGGTGAAAGTAGTAGTGTTGGAATTGAAGTCAATAATTATGTTTCACCACTATATCAAGTTGCAATAGTCAACATGCATGTCCAATGCCAGTTTTATCCCAAGTATgacatttcaaattttgtggGTTCTCACACTAATTAAGTTCCCTTTTAAAAATGTCCATCCATCAAAACTTAccattttcaaaaagaaattaatgtttCCCATCCTAAAATGTCATTCTAACTCACAAATCAAACCAAGTAGCCAACTTTTAATTCCTTGCCTCTTGACTCATGCCCTTAATTTAGAAGTTAGTACTGTAGCAGTCATCAATGCCTTCCCCCGCACCTTCTCCCCCTCGTCCCCTTCTTTGGCATCCCAAAGAATTTGTAAGAACCCTCCTTGGTCCTCTAAacttctgaaaataaaaaacactccaagtcttctccagatctgaAACATTTATCTAAGTTTCTTTTCCTAAAACCCGGAATTTTTTAGTCCCGATGTTAATCTTTATACATGTATGACCTTTCTTAAGACCTCAAAATGCTGCCCAAGCATGGATGGGGTTTGAAAtatccttctctttttttcaaatgtaaGACAATTTTACATTGTTTTTCTGTTGATTGTGGTGTTTAAATAGAATTGAGAATTTGTATTAGAC
This Carya illinoinensis cultivar Pawnee chromosome 11, C.illinoinensisPawnee_v1, whole genome shotgun sequence DNA region includes the following protein-coding sequences:
- the LOC122282615 gene encoding probable serine/threonine-protein kinase PBL3 isoform X1, translating into MGNCLGRRSMVDNSPSSQATSGVTKVTSRSSRSFVPLSPSVPAHSERYKSGTLPTSRSEGDILASPNLKAFTYNELKNATRNFRPDSLLGEGGFGYVYKGWIDDHTLSAGRPGSGMVVAVKKLKPEGFQGHKEWLSEVEHLGQLHHPNLVKLIGYCLEGNNRLLVYEYMPKGSLENHLFRRGARPLSWTIRIKVALDAARGLSFLHDSEQQVIYRDFKASNILLDSEFNAKLSDFGLAKAGPTGDHTHVSTQVMGTRGYAAPEYMATGWLTAKCDVYSFGVVLLELLSGRRAIDKTKVGVEQNLVDWAKPYLGDRRKLFRIMDTKLEGQYPQKAAYATAVIASQCISEAKLRPQMPEVLAILEQLPVAKYANSPTSSLSPKSPLRKSHPSLLNMSPRRSPLPSSQMQSPVLKSPRGR
- the LOC122282615 gene encoding probable serine/threonine-protein kinase PBL3 isoform X2, with amino-acid sequence MIRAGVWRWFSGVTKVTSRSSRSFVPLSPSVPAHSERYKSGTLPTSRSEGDILASPNLKAFTYNELKNATRNFRPDSLLGEGGFGYVYKGWIDDHTLSAGRPGSGMVVAVKKLKPEGFQGHKEWLSEVEHLGQLHHPNLVKLIGYCLEGNNRLLVYEYMPKGSLENHLFRRGARPLSWTIRIKVALDAARGLSFLHDSEQQVIYRDFKASNILLDSEFNAKLSDFGLAKAGPTGDHTHVSTQVMGTRGYAAPEYMATGWLTAKCDVYSFGVVLLELLSGRRAIDKTKVGVEQNLVDWAKPYLGDRRKLFRIMDTKLEGQYPQKAAYATAVIASQCISEAKLRPQMPEVLAILEQLPVAKYANSPTSSLSPKSPLRKSHPSLLNMSPRRSPLPSSQMQSPVLKSPRGR